One window from the genome of Anser cygnoides isolate HZ-2024a breed goose chromosome 8, Taihu_goose_T2T_genome, whole genome shotgun sequence encodes:
- the SSX2IP gene encoding afadin- and alpha-actinin-binding protein isoform X3 yields the protein MGDWKTVTVPVLSSDSKNIFQYTSEKKISPPSMNSQVLRLPLPSSKSMHSFFSAFCTEENIEQSISYLNRELTTLGFPSIYVEPKGKELNLISIINCMNELLVQQHKNLRAQEEVEMQHLKLGSDMDHLQNSYAKLKEQLELSKREIVGLQERDRQLQSKNRNLHQLLKNEKDEVQKLQNIISSRATQYNHDMKRKEREYNKLKERLHQLVMNKKDKKIAMEVLNYVGRADGKRGAWRTDKTEARNEEEMYKVLLSDYEQRQKQLLVENAELKKVLQQMKKEIISLLPPQKQKPKERSEDGPVLSDLEEDIGELNKENMWELSCETVREQLTNSIRKQWRMLKNHVEKLDNQVSRVHSRALDDKDVISREDHELKTEKLELEIQQCKEMIKTQQQLLQQQLMSPCDDDTTLLLQDCYLLEERERLQEEWRLFREQKKNFEKERRSFTEAAIRLGLERKAFEEDRGAWLKQQFLSSDQDSRLTNSTSQQRKPHCTLSGPVSAEPGQMSQYISCNSSNAASKKPAGDGKPNQWEESDEGEVE from the exons ATGGGAGATTGGAAGACTGTTACTGTGCCAGTGCTGTCATCAG atagcaaaaatatttttcaatatacctcagaaaaaaagatatcaCCCCCAAGCATGAACTCACAAGTGCTACGCTTGCCACTGCCTTCATCCAAAAGCATGCACAGCTTTTTCAGTGCCTTTTGCACAGAAGAGAATATTGAACAGAGTATATCCTATCTCAATAGG GAATTGACAACATTGGGCTTCCCGTCTATTTATGTGGAGcccaaaggaaaagaattaaacTTAATATCCATCATAAATTGCATGAATGAATTGCTTGTACAGCAGCACAAGAACCTTCGAGCTCAGGAAGAAGTAGAAATGCAGCATCTGAAACTGGGTAGTGATATGGATCACTTACAGAACTCCTATGCTAAATTAAAG GAACAGCTGGAATTATCTAAAAGGGAAATAGTTGGACTTCAGGAAAGGGACAGACAACTGCAAAGCAAGAACAGAAACTTGCACCAgttacttaaaaatgaaaaggatgaA GTACAGAAGTTGCAAAACATAATTTCAAGTAGAGCTACGCAGTACAATCATGAtatgaagaggaaagagagagaatataACAAATTAAAGGAACGCTTACATCAATTAGTCATGaacaaaaaggacaaaaagattG CTATGGAAGTTCTAAATTATGTTGGTAGAGCTGATGGGAAGAGAGGTGCATGGAGGACTGATAAGACAGAAGCCAG aaatgaagaagaaatgtaCAAAGTTCTGTTAAGTGACTATGAGCAACGCCAAAAGCAGCTTTTAGTGGAAAATGCTGAGCTGAAAAAAGTTCTTcagcaaatgaagaaagagattatttcccttctcccaccacagaaacaaaaacctaaagAAAGGTCTGAGGATGGGCCA GTGTTGTCAGACCTGGAGGAGGACATCGGAGAGTTAAATAAAGAGAACATGTGGGAACTGTCATGCGAAACTGTGCGAGAACAGCTTACCAACAGCATTAGAAAACAATGGAGAATGTTGAAAAATCATGTTGAAAAGCTGGACAACCAAG TGTCACGTGTGCATTCAAGAGCTTTGGATGACAAAGATGTAATTTCAAGGGAAGACCACgagctgaaaactgaaaagctaGAATTAGAAATTCAGCAATGTAAAGAAATGATCAAAACTCAGCAACAACTGTTACAG cagcagcttatGTCTCCATGTGATGATGACACCACTCTGTTACTACAGGACTGCTATTTGTTGGAAGAAAGAGAGCGTCTTCAGGAAGAATGGAGGCTATTTcgagaacaaaaaaagaattttgagAAGGAACGAAGAAGTTTTACAGAAGCTGCTATTAGATTAGGACTTGAG agAAAGGCATTTGAAGAAGATAGAGGAGCATGGCTGAAGCAACAGTTCTTAA GTTCTGACCAAGACAGTCGGTTAACGAACTCCACATCTCAGCAAAGAAAACCTCACTGTACATTGAGTGGTCCTGTTTCAGCTGAACCCGGCCAGATGTCTCAGTATATTTCATGTAACAG TTCCAATGCTGCATCAAAGAAACCTGCTGGAGACGGCAAGCCAAATCAGTGGGAGGAAAGTGACGAAGGAGAAGTCGAGTAA
- the SSX2IP gene encoding afadin- and alpha-actinin-binding protein isoform X4: protein MNELLVQQHKNLRAQEEVEMQHLKLGSDMDHLQNSYAKLKEQLELSKREIVGLQERDRQLQSKNRNLHQLLKNEKDEVQKLQNIISSRATQYNHDMKRKEREYNKLKERLHQLVMNKKDKKIAMEVLNYVGRADGKRGAWRTDKTEARNEEEMYKVLLSDYEQRQKQLLVENAELKKVLQQMKKEIISLLPPQKQKPKERSEDGPVLSDLEEDIGELNKENMWELSCETVREQLTNSIRKQWRMLKNHVEKLDNQVSRVHSRALDDKDVISREDHELKTEKLELEIQQCKEMIKTQQQLLQQQLMSPCDDDTTLLLQDCYLLEERERLQEEWRLFREQKKNFEKERRSFTEAAIRLGLERKAFEEDRGAWLKQQFLSMSTDYKHSENVTTPSAFLGSSDQDSRLTNSTSQQRKPHCTLSGPVSAEPGQMSQYISCNSSNAASKKPAGDGKPNQWEESDEGEVE from the exons ATGAATGAATTGCTTGTACAGCAGCACAAGAACCTTCGAGCTCAGGAAGAAGTAGAAATGCAGCATCTGAAACTGGGTAGTGATATGGATCACTTACAGAACTCCTATGCTAAATTAAAG GAACAGCTGGAATTATCTAAAAGGGAAATAGTTGGACTTCAGGAAAGGGACAGACAACTGCAAAGCAAGAACAGAAACTTGCACCAgttacttaaaaatgaaaaggatgaA GTACAGAAGTTGCAAAACATAATTTCAAGTAGAGCTACGCAGTACAATCATGAtatgaagaggaaagagagagaatataACAAATTAAAGGAACGCTTACATCAATTAGTCATGaacaaaaaggacaaaaagattG CTATGGAAGTTCTAAATTATGTTGGTAGAGCTGATGGGAAGAGAGGTGCATGGAGGACTGATAAGACAGAAGCCAG aaatgaagaagaaatgtaCAAAGTTCTGTTAAGTGACTATGAGCAACGCCAAAAGCAGCTTTTAGTGGAAAATGCTGAGCTGAAAAAAGTTCTTcagcaaatgaagaaagagattatttcccttctcccaccacagaaacaaaaacctaaagAAAGGTCTGAGGATGGGCCA GTGTTGTCAGACCTGGAGGAGGACATCGGAGAGTTAAATAAAGAGAACATGTGGGAACTGTCATGCGAAACTGTGCGAGAACAGCTTACCAACAGCATTAGAAAACAATGGAGAATGTTGAAAAATCATGTTGAAAAGCTGGACAACCAAG TGTCACGTGTGCATTCAAGAGCTTTGGATGACAAAGATGTAATTTCAAGGGAAGACCACgagctgaaaactgaaaagctaGAATTAGAAATTCAGCAATGTAAAGAAATGATCAAAACTCAGCAACAACTGTTACAG cagcagcttatGTCTCCATGTGATGATGACACCACTCTGTTACTACAGGACTGCTATTTGTTGGAAGAAAGAGAGCGTCTTCAGGAAGAATGGAGGCTATTTcgagaacaaaaaaagaattttgagAAGGAACGAAGAAGTTTTACAGAAGCTGCTATTAGATTAGGACTTGAG agAAAGGCATTTGAAGAAGATAGAGGAGCATGGCTGAAGCAACAGTTCTTAAGTATGTCTACTGATTACAAGCACTCTGAAAATGTGACAACTCCAAGTGCCTTCTTAGGAA GTTCTGACCAAGACAGTCGGTTAACGAACTCCACATCTCAGCAAAGAAAACCTCACTGTACATTGAGTGGTCCTGTTTCAGCTGAACCCGGCCAGATGTCTCAGTATATTTCATGTAACAG TTCCAATGCTGCATCAAAGAAACCTGCTGGAGACGGCAAGCCAAATCAGTGGGAGGAAAGTGACGAAGGAGAAGTCGAGTAA
- the SSX2IP gene encoding afadin- and alpha-actinin-binding protein isoform X1, producing the protein MGDWKTVTVPVLSSDSKNIFQYTSEKKISPPSMNSQVLRLPLPSSKSMHSFFSAFCTEENIEQSISYLNRELTTLGFPSIYVEPKGKELNLISIINCMNELLVQQHKNLRAQEEVEMQHLKLGSDMDHLQNSYAKLKEQLELSKREIVGLQERDRQLQSKNRNLHQLLKNEKDEVQKLQNIISSRATQYNHDMKRKEREYNKLKERLHQLVMNKKDKKIAMEVLNYVGRADGKRGAWRTDKTEARNEEEMYKVLLSDYEQRQKQLLVENAELKKVLQQMKKEIISLLPPQKQKPKERSEDGPVLSDLEEDIGELNKENMWELSCETVREQLTNSIRKQWRMLKNHVEKLDNQVSRVHSRALDDKDVISREDHELKTEKLELEIQQCKEMIKTQQQLLQQQLMSPCDDDTTLLLQDCYLLEERERLQEEWRLFREQKKNFEKERRSFTEAAIRLGLERKAFEEDRGAWLKQQFLSMSTDYKHSENVTTPSAFLGSSDQDSRLTNSTSQQRKPHCTLSGPVSAEPGQMSQYISCNSSNAASKKPAGDGKPNQWEESDEGEVE; encoded by the exons ATGGGAGATTGGAAGACTGTTACTGTGCCAGTGCTGTCATCAG atagcaaaaatatttttcaatatacctcagaaaaaaagatatcaCCCCCAAGCATGAACTCACAAGTGCTACGCTTGCCACTGCCTTCATCCAAAAGCATGCACAGCTTTTTCAGTGCCTTTTGCACAGAAGAGAATATTGAACAGAGTATATCCTATCTCAATAGG GAATTGACAACATTGGGCTTCCCGTCTATTTATGTGGAGcccaaaggaaaagaattaaacTTAATATCCATCATAAATTGCATGAATGAATTGCTTGTACAGCAGCACAAGAACCTTCGAGCTCAGGAAGAAGTAGAAATGCAGCATCTGAAACTGGGTAGTGATATGGATCACTTACAGAACTCCTATGCTAAATTAAAG GAACAGCTGGAATTATCTAAAAGGGAAATAGTTGGACTTCAGGAAAGGGACAGACAACTGCAAAGCAAGAACAGAAACTTGCACCAgttacttaaaaatgaaaaggatgaA GTACAGAAGTTGCAAAACATAATTTCAAGTAGAGCTACGCAGTACAATCATGAtatgaagaggaaagagagagaatataACAAATTAAAGGAACGCTTACATCAATTAGTCATGaacaaaaaggacaaaaagattG CTATGGAAGTTCTAAATTATGTTGGTAGAGCTGATGGGAAGAGAGGTGCATGGAGGACTGATAAGACAGAAGCCAG aaatgaagaagaaatgtaCAAAGTTCTGTTAAGTGACTATGAGCAACGCCAAAAGCAGCTTTTAGTGGAAAATGCTGAGCTGAAAAAAGTTCTTcagcaaatgaagaaagagattatttcccttctcccaccacagaaacaaaaacctaaagAAAGGTCTGAGGATGGGCCA GTGTTGTCAGACCTGGAGGAGGACATCGGAGAGTTAAATAAAGAGAACATGTGGGAACTGTCATGCGAAACTGTGCGAGAACAGCTTACCAACAGCATTAGAAAACAATGGAGAATGTTGAAAAATCATGTTGAAAAGCTGGACAACCAAG TGTCACGTGTGCATTCAAGAGCTTTGGATGACAAAGATGTAATTTCAAGGGAAGACCACgagctgaaaactgaaaagctaGAATTAGAAATTCAGCAATGTAAAGAAATGATCAAAACTCAGCAACAACTGTTACAG cagcagcttatGTCTCCATGTGATGATGACACCACTCTGTTACTACAGGACTGCTATTTGTTGGAAGAAAGAGAGCGTCTTCAGGAAGAATGGAGGCTATTTcgagaacaaaaaaagaattttgagAAGGAACGAAGAAGTTTTACAGAAGCTGCTATTAGATTAGGACTTGAG agAAAGGCATTTGAAGAAGATAGAGGAGCATGGCTGAAGCAACAGTTCTTAAGTATGTCTACTGATTACAAGCACTCTGAAAATGTGACAACTCCAAGTGCCTTCTTAGGAA GTTCTGACCAAGACAGTCGGTTAACGAACTCCACATCTCAGCAAAGAAAACCTCACTGTACATTGAGTGGTCCTGTTTCAGCTGAACCCGGCCAGATGTCTCAGTATATTTCATGTAACAG TTCCAATGCTGCATCAAAGAAACCTGCTGGAGACGGCAAGCCAAATCAGTGGGAGGAAAGTGACGAAGGAGAAGTCGAGTAA
- the SSX2IP gene encoding afadin- and alpha-actinin-binding protein isoform X2 has translation MGDWKTVTVPVLSSDSKNIFQYTSEKKISPPSMNSQVLRLPLPSSKSMHSFFSAFCTEENIEQSISYLNRELTTLGFPSIYVEPKGKELNLISIINCMNELLVQQHKNLRAQEEVEMQHLKLGSDMDHLQNSYAKLKEQLELSKREIVGLQERDRQLQSKNRNLHQLLKNEKDEVQKLQNIISSRATQYNHDMKRKEREYNKLKERLHQLVMNKKDKKIAMEVLNYVGRADGKRGAWRTDKTEARNEEEMYKVLLSDYEQRQKQLLVENAELKKVLQQMKKEIISLLPPQKQKPKERSEDGPVLSDLEEDIGELNKENMWELSCETVREQLTNSIRKQWRMLKNHVEKLDNQVSRVHSRALDDKDVISREDHELKTEKLELEIQQCKEMIKTQQQLLQDCYLLEERERLQEEWRLFREQKKNFEKERRSFTEAAIRLGLERKAFEEDRGAWLKQQFLSMSTDYKHSENVTTPSAFLGSSDQDSRLTNSTSQQRKPHCTLSGPVSAEPGQMSQYISCNSSNAASKKPAGDGKPNQWEESDEGEVE, from the exons ATGGGAGATTGGAAGACTGTTACTGTGCCAGTGCTGTCATCAG atagcaaaaatatttttcaatatacctcagaaaaaaagatatcaCCCCCAAGCATGAACTCACAAGTGCTACGCTTGCCACTGCCTTCATCCAAAAGCATGCACAGCTTTTTCAGTGCCTTTTGCACAGAAGAGAATATTGAACAGAGTATATCCTATCTCAATAGG GAATTGACAACATTGGGCTTCCCGTCTATTTATGTGGAGcccaaaggaaaagaattaaacTTAATATCCATCATAAATTGCATGAATGAATTGCTTGTACAGCAGCACAAGAACCTTCGAGCTCAGGAAGAAGTAGAAATGCAGCATCTGAAACTGGGTAGTGATATGGATCACTTACAGAACTCCTATGCTAAATTAAAG GAACAGCTGGAATTATCTAAAAGGGAAATAGTTGGACTTCAGGAAAGGGACAGACAACTGCAAAGCAAGAACAGAAACTTGCACCAgttacttaaaaatgaaaaggatgaA GTACAGAAGTTGCAAAACATAATTTCAAGTAGAGCTACGCAGTACAATCATGAtatgaagaggaaagagagagaatataACAAATTAAAGGAACGCTTACATCAATTAGTCATGaacaaaaaggacaaaaagattG CTATGGAAGTTCTAAATTATGTTGGTAGAGCTGATGGGAAGAGAGGTGCATGGAGGACTGATAAGACAGAAGCCAG aaatgaagaagaaatgtaCAAAGTTCTGTTAAGTGACTATGAGCAACGCCAAAAGCAGCTTTTAGTGGAAAATGCTGAGCTGAAAAAAGTTCTTcagcaaatgaagaaagagattatttcccttctcccaccacagaaacaaaaacctaaagAAAGGTCTGAGGATGGGCCA GTGTTGTCAGACCTGGAGGAGGACATCGGAGAGTTAAATAAAGAGAACATGTGGGAACTGTCATGCGAAACTGTGCGAGAACAGCTTACCAACAGCATTAGAAAACAATGGAGAATGTTGAAAAATCATGTTGAAAAGCTGGACAACCAAG TGTCACGTGTGCATTCAAGAGCTTTGGATGACAAAGATGTAATTTCAAGGGAAGACCACgagctgaaaactgaaaagctaGAATTAGAAATTCAGCAATGTAAAGAAATGATCAAAACTCAGCAACAACTGTTACAG GACTGCTATTTGTTGGAAGAAAGAGAGCGTCTTCAGGAAGAATGGAGGCTATTTcgagaacaaaaaaagaattttgagAAGGAACGAAGAAGTTTTACAGAAGCTGCTATTAGATTAGGACTTGAG agAAAGGCATTTGAAGAAGATAGAGGAGCATGGCTGAAGCAACAGTTCTTAAGTATGTCTACTGATTACAAGCACTCTGAAAATGTGACAACTCCAAGTGCCTTCTTAGGAA GTTCTGACCAAGACAGTCGGTTAACGAACTCCACATCTCAGCAAAGAAAACCTCACTGTACATTGAGTGGTCCTGTTTCAGCTGAACCCGGCCAGATGTCTCAGTATATTTCATGTAACAG TTCCAATGCTGCATCAAAGAAACCTGCTGGAGACGGCAAGCCAAATCAGTGGGAGGAAAGTGACGAAGGAGAAGTCGAGTAA